The proteins below are encoded in one region of Chelmon rostratus isolate fCheRos1 chromosome 21, fCheRos1.pri, whole genome shotgun sequence:
- the LOC121625163 gene encoding Usher syndrome type-1G protein homolog isoform X2 translates to MDRASPSLGHPCRMQVDMKQRQATEAELQVKVHSKRGDPDKCDIWGNTPLHLAAANGHHNCLSFLVAFGANVWCLDNDYHTPLDMAATKGHMDCVRYLDSIAAKQIALNPKLVSKLKDRAFRAAERRMKECAKLQRKHRERMERKFMKESAALDNLDAISFSSYTSSSTLSRKFNTVTSNMPYSQATLHSTAKGKAKIQKKLEKKKQVDGTFKIYEDGRKSVRSLSGLQLGNDVMFLKQGTYANPKERSRLNIRDMFARDNEDDADTVSRAMSDPGLHEAAYSEISADSGRDSLFTRPGLGTMVFRRNYMSGGMFGIGARDEGSVAGSEPVGRAPNVRLRGHLPRRSPSFDEDSIGSALSLQERNLQELPWEETDVVLDQDLELENSPLETFLASQNLSEFMQIFRREKIDLQALLLCSDKDLTSIHIPLGPRKKLLDACKRRLDTLDEPEAIEDTEL, encoded by the exons AGGTGACCCAGACAAATGTGACATCTGGGGCAACACACCTCTTCACCTGGCAGCTGCCAACGGCCACCACAACTGCCTGTCCTTCCTGGTGGCTTTCGGTGCCAACGTGTGGTGTCTGGACAATGACTACCACACACCGCTGGACATGGCCGCCACCAAGGGACACATGGACTGTGTTCGCTACCTGGACTCCATCGCTGCCAAGCAGATCGCCCTGAACCCAAAGCTGGTCAGCAAACTCAAGGACCGGGCGTTCCGTGCCGCAGAGCGCCGGATGAAAGAGTGCGCAAAGCTCCAGAGGAAGCACCGCGAGCGTATGGAGAGGAAGTTCATGAAGGAGTCTGCGGCTTTAGACAACTTAGACGCGATTAGCTTTTCTAGctacaccagcagcagcacactgagccGCAAGTTCAACACTGTCACCTCCAACATGCCATACTCGCAG GCCACTCTGCATTCCACAGCCAAGGGCAAGGCCAAGATTCAGAAGAAgttggagaagaagaagcaggttGATGGAACGTTCAAGATCTACGAGGACGGGAGGAAAAGTGTGCGCTCGCTGTCTGGCCTGCAGCTTGGCAATGACGTCATGTTCCTCAAACAAGGCACCTATGCCAACCCGAAGGAGCGGTCACGCCTCAACATCCGCGACATGTTCGCCCGAGACAACGAGGACGACGCCGACACCGTCTCCCGTGCCATGAGCGACCCGGGCCTCCATGAGGCTGCGTATTCGGAGATCAGCGCCGACTCTGGACGCGATTCCCTGTTCACCCGACCCGGACTTGGCACCATGGTGTTCAGGAGGAACTACATGAGTGGAGGCATGTTTGGTATTGGGGCACGGGATGAAGGAAGTGTAGCAGGGAGTGAACCTGTGGGTCGGGCGCCTAATGTTCGCCTACGAGGTCATCTGCCTCGGCGCTCGCCCAGCTTTGATGAGGACAGTATTGGCAGTGCCTTGAGCCTGCAAGAAAGAAACCTTCAGGAGTTACCCTGGGAGGAAACTGATGTTGTGTTGGATCAGGACTTGGAGCTAGAGAACAGTCCTCTAGAGACCTTCCTGGCCTCTCAGAACCTCAGTGAGTTCATGCAGATCTTCAGGAGGGAGAAGATCGACCTGCAGGCTTTGCTGCTTTGTTCAGATAAGGACCTCACCAGCATTCACATCCCTTTGGGCCCCAGGAAGAAACTTCTGGATGCCTGCAAGAGACGCCTGGACACCCTAGATGAACCAGAGGCCATTGAAGACACTGAGCTGTGA